The Ptychodera flava strain L36383 unplaced genomic scaffold, AS_Pfla_20210202 Scaffold_37__1_contigs__length_1687728_pilon, whole genome shotgun sequence genome contains a region encoding:
- the LOC139127815 gene encoding tyrosine kinase receptor Cad96Ca-like isoform X1 — protein sequence MAMEYITSKKVIHRYLAAKHILLDDPLRCKVSNFSYSEGVMSDSEFFRVTNECEQCFRWISLETFEERSFTTKTDIWSFGVVMWEIFTYGLLPYVGHCKEDVVEKLKRGYRLLKPDYVDGDVYNLMEQCWIKRPNDRPTFTSLLSRLEALREKEEVPAEHYKELDGFFESEYITPGQIVFEVNHNFVRIEDVLYKGEFGDIFAGETSQAGKEKLPKKIAIKIPKGEDEMVTAKAASKEVEVMKTLSNTNVISLLAYSTNKEKPYLILEYSQHGNLKAYLQRNRAKFLIDNNAASQEQLLSFAVDIAKGMKHIASHRIIHRYLAAKHVLVCNELTCKISNLSYTSDVSDGSRFTKLAERGELPYPWMAPESLTNWTFSVKSDVWSFGVVLWEIATLGCDPFENSTKEEVVSLLQRGIRLQRYTHIDENLYDLMLACWQKMPKERLSFSTILQRTKQLKDSKDELLKFELYN from the exons ATGGCGATGGAGTATATAACTTCTAAAAAG GTAATCCATAGATATCTTGCTGCAAAACACATCTTACTCGACGACCCACTTAGATGTAAAGTATCAAATTTCAGCTATTCAGAGGGAGTTATGTCGGATTCTGAGTTTTTCCGGGTCACTAATGAG TGCGAGCAGTGTTTTAGATGGATTTCTCTGGAGACCTTTGAGGAACGCAGTTTCACTACGAAGACTGATATATGGAGCTTCGGAGTAGTAATGTGGGAAATATTCACATACG GATTATTGCCATACGTTGGTCATTGCAAGGAAGATGTTGTGGAGAAACTGAAACGAGGTTACAGGCTGCTTAAACCAGACTATGTGGATGGAGACGT CTACAATTTAATGGAACAATGCTGGATAAAACGGCCTAATGATCGACCGACATTTACAAGTCTCCTGTCAAGATTAGAAGCACTTCGGGAAAAGGAAGAA GTACCTGCCGAACATTACAAAGAGTTGGACGGATTTTTCGAGTCTGAATACATAACGCCTGGGCAAATTGTGTTCGAAGTTAATCATAATTTCGTAAGGATAGAGGATGTTCTTTACAAAGGAGAATTCGGCGATATATTTGCTGGGGAAACATCACAGGCTGGCAAGGAGAAACTCCCAAAGAAAATTGCTATCAAGATTCCGAAAG GCGAGGACGAAATGGTAACTGCAAAGGCTGCAAGTAAAGAGGTTGAAGTGATGAAAACCCTATCCAATACAAATGTGATATCTCTTCTTGCCTACAGCACAAACAAAG aaaagccatatttgattttggaatattCTCAACATGGTAATTTAAAAGCTTACCTTCAGAGGAATCGAGCTAAATTTCTAATTGACAACAATGCAGCCAGCCAAGAACAACTGCTTTCTTTTGCGGTCGACATTGCCAAAGGAATGAAACACATTGCGTCTCATAGG ATTATTCATAGATATCTCGCTGCAAAACACGTCCTTGTATGTAATGAACTTACATGTAAGATATCAAATCTAAGCTACACCAGTGACGTAAGCGACGGGAGCAGATTCACGAAGTTAGCTGAACGG GGCGAGCTTCCATATCCTTGGATGGCTCCTGAGTCACTAACGAACTGGACTTTCAGTGTAAAATCTGATGTGTGGTCATTTGGCGTTGTACTTTGGGAAATTGCAACCCTAG GTTGTGATCCGTTTGAAAATTCAACGAAAGAAGAAGTAGTATCTCTTCTTCAAAGAGGAATACGATTACAAAGATATACCCACATCGACGAAAACTT ATACGACTTAATGTTGGCTTGTTGGCAGAAAATGCCAAAGGAGCGGCTTTCATTCTCTACCATCCTCCAACGGACGAAGCAACTCAAGGACAGTAAAGAC GAACTCTTAAAGTTTGAACTGTACAACTGA
- the LOC139127815 gene encoding tyrosine kinase receptor Cad96Ca-like isoform X2: MSDSEFFRVTNECEQCFRWISLETFEERSFTTKTDIWSFGVVMWEIFTYGLLPYVGHCKEDVVEKLKRGYRLLKPDYVDGDVYNLMEQCWIKRPNDRPTFTSLLSRLEALREKEEVPAEHYKELDGFFESEYITPGQIVFEVNHNFVRIEDVLYKGEFGDIFAGETSQAGKEKLPKKIAIKIPKGEDEMVTAKAASKEVEVMKTLSNTNVISLLAYSTNKEKPYLILEYSQHGNLKAYLQRNRAKFLIDNNAASQEQLLSFAVDIAKGMKHIASHRIIHRYLAAKHVLVCNELTCKISNLSYTSDVSDGSRFTKLAERGELPYPWMAPESLTNWTFSVKSDVWSFGVVLWEIATLGCDPFENSTKEEVVSLLQRGIRLQRYTHIDENLYDLMLACWQKMPKERLSFSTILQRTKQLKDSKDELLKFELYN, encoded by the exons ATGTCGGATTCTGAGTTTTTCCGGGTCACTAATGAG TGCGAGCAGTGTTTTAGATGGATTTCTCTGGAGACCTTTGAGGAACGCAGTTTCACTACGAAGACTGATATATGGAGCTTCGGAGTAGTAATGTGGGAAATATTCACATACG GATTATTGCCATACGTTGGTCATTGCAAGGAAGATGTTGTGGAGAAACTGAAACGAGGTTACAGGCTGCTTAAACCAGACTATGTGGATGGAGACGT CTACAATTTAATGGAACAATGCTGGATAAAACGGCCTAATGATCGACCGACATTTACAAGTCTCCTGTCAAGATTAGAAGCACTTCGGGAAAAGGAAGAA GTACCTGCCGAACATTACAAAGAGTTGGACGGATTTTTCGAGTCTGAATACATAACGCCTGGGCAAATTGTGTTCGAAGTTAATCATAATTTCGTAAGGATAGAGGATGTTCTTTACAAAGGAGAATTCGGCGATATATTTGCTGGGGAAACATCACAGGCTGGCAAGGAGAAACTCCCAAAGAAAATTGCTATCAAGATTCCGAAAG GCGAGGACGAAATGGTAACTGCAAAGGCTGCAAGTAAAGAGGTTGAAGTGATGAAAACCCTATCCAATACAAATGTGATATCTCTTCTTGCCTACAGCACAAACAAAG aaaagccatatttgattttggaatattCTCAACATGGTAATTTAAAAGCTTACCTTCAGAGGAATCGAGCTAAATTTCTAATTGACAACAATGCAGCCAGCCAAGAACAACTGCTTTCTTTTGCGGTCGACATTGCCAAAGGAATGAAACACATTGCGTCTCATAGG ATTATTCATAGATATCTCGCTGCAAAACACGTCCTTGTATGTAATGAACTTACATGTAAGATATCAAATCTAAGCTACACCAGTGACGTAAGCGACGGGAGCAGATTCACGAAGTTAGCTGAACGG GGCGAGCTTCCATATCCTTGGATGGCTCCTGAGTCACTAACGAACTGGACTTTCAGTGTAAAATCTGATGTGTGGTCATTTGGCGTTGTACTTTGGGAAATTGCAACCCTAG GTTGTGATCCGTTTGAAAATTCAACGAAAGAAGAAGTAGTATCTCTTCTTCAAAGAGGAATACGATTACAAAGATATACCCACATCGACGAAAACTT ATACGACTTAATGTTGGCTTGTTGGCAGAAAATGCCAAAGGAGCGGCTTTCATTCTCTACCATCCTCCAACGGACGAAGCAACTCAAGGACAGTAAAGAC GAACTCTTAAAGTTTGAACTGTACAACTGA